Proteins encoded by one window of Pseudomonas tructae:
- a CDS encoding helix-turn-helix domain-containing protein encodes MLSHLPVTPSNADAYAPPIYLTAREEQVLLWCAYGKTSWEIGRILQCTESTVNFHIGNILRKFAVNTRVGAVIKALRYGMLRHQ; translated from the coding sequence ATGCTTTCACATTTGCCAGTAACACCGAGTAACGCCGACGCTTACGCCCCCCCCATCTACCTGACCGCCCGGGAGGAGCAAGTCTTGCTCTGGTGTGCCTATGGCAAGACGTCATGGGAAATTGGCCGGATTCTTCAATGCACGGAGTCGACCGTGAACTTCCACATCGGCAACATCCTGCGCAAGTTTGCGGTGAACACCCGCGTCGGCGCCGTGATCAAGGCCCTGCGATACGGCATGTTGCGTCACCAGTAA
- a CDS encoding putative holin gives MSEATSANLSSTFVGLGLAFSVPVVDGDALFGALLGAWLVVSTRGLLKAWQRIGSLLLSAGVGYLFTPLVLLTAPFLSNGVAAFFGSVVVIPICIKVMIWLDSADLKDILQRLRG, from the coding sequence ATGAGTGAAGCAACCAGTGCCAACCTCTCCAGCACCTTCGTCGGCCTGGGCCTGGCATTCTCCGTGCCGGTAGTGGATGGCGATGCCCTTTTCGGTGCACTGCTGGGCGCCTGGCTGGTAGTCAGTACCCGCGGGCTATTGAAAGCCTGGCAGCGTATCGGCTCGCTGCTCCTGTCCGCCGGCGTCGGCTATCTGTTCACACCGTTGGTGCTGCTGACGGCGCCCTTTCTGTCGAACGGTGTCGCGGCGTTCTTCGGTTCGGTCGTGGTGATACCGATTTGCATCAAGGTGATGATCTGGCTGGATTCTGCCGACCTGAAAGACATCCTGCAGCGGCTGCGAGGCTGA
- a CDS encoding head completion/stabilization protein encodes MHDEVCSMVGDEVLIHHDPFWPKVEVKVLRERLRLAPATSDARLRVAAHSAMIQVAREFAQWRWQLRERGYKQLADLREGDGGSLNVCYLHAVVEHTRKALQAYHQSIDLEVPGGPGEVENE; translated from the coding sequence ATGCATGACGAAGTCTGTTCGATGGTCGGTGATGAGGTATTGATTCATCACGATCCGTTCTGGCCCAAGGTTGAGGTCAAGGTCTTGCGCGAGCGCCTGCGCCTGGCACCGGCAACCAGCGATGCGCGGCTCAGGGTGGCCGCCCACAGTGCAATGATCCAGGTGGCCAGGGAGTTTGCCCAATGGCGCTGGCAACTGCGTGAGCGGGGGTACAAGCAACTGGCCGACCTGCGCGAGGGCGACGGTGGTTCATTGAATGTCTGCTATCTGCACGCGGTGGTCGAGCACACGCGCAAGGCGCTGCAGGCCTATCACCAGAGCATTGACCTTGAAGTGCCTGGCGGGCCTGGCGAGGTGGAGAATGAGTGA
- a CDS encoding TonB-dependent receptor family protein: MRCPLPPRTYLALLVACSTSSYANDSIELGQVLIQEQEHSELQDARQRLLQVPGASNLIDMQRVEQGRVASNQDVLAYQPGVFAQSAGNDGIKLSIRGSGINRAPGAHGSGVYTMFDGLPLTGPGGTPYELFEPLWLSRAEVLRGANGFDKGSLALGGAIDYVTHTGRDAAPLQLRYELGSRGYAKRQISSGQVLGDLDYYLALTDSEYDGYQDHSSGSSKGIAANVGYRFNPNLETRFYLRYRETENDLAGRLTKAQIKHDPRAANPAYLSRDDSRPQPGSTWLGNKTTFYLDDDSQLEAGLVYHDYPMDLREGPMRLKVAYSDVSGTLNYQRRHTLFGHESKTTVGWRTTKHLPNSGASQYTRVNGVFGAKTRDFTYQGSDTVLHMGNDLELIPDLWLTSGLAMIYTRRESAVTYPDNGGKVSQHDWDYAPRLGLRYDINPQLQVYGNLSRSVEPPHPWSLIWSSTSTTQPIEMQNQTATTLELGARGDSTIGRWDLAWYYSQVRHELLAVEIVQGLPAKEYNASPTVHQGVEAGLDSLLWERAAVGKLSLRQAYTFSDFHYRDDDHFGSNRLPGIPMHYYQAELRFDLPSGLYAGINTQMASKVQVDYANSYPADAYAIVGATLGYNAPKQDWQAWLELRNLTNQRYAATVTPGYDDKGADIARSTPGEGLAVYTGVSYSFR; encoded by the coding sequence ATGCGTTGTCCCCTGCCCCCTCGTACCTACCTGGCCTTGTTGGTCGCCTGCAGCACCTCCAGCTATGCCAACGACAGCATCGAACTCGGCCAGGTGCTGATCCAGGAACAGGAGCACAGTGAACTGCAGGACGCTCGCCAGCGCCTGCTGCAGGTGCCCGGCGCCAGCAACCTGATCGACATGCAGCGGGTGGAGCAAGGTCGGGTCGCCAGCAACCAGGATGTGCTCGCCTACCAGCCGGGGGTGTTCGCCCAGTCGGCCGGCAACGATGGCATCAAGCTGTCGATCCGTGGCTCGGGGATCAACCGGGCGCCCGGCGCCCATGGCTCGGGTGTCTACACAATGTTCGACGGCCTGCCGTTGACCGGCCCGGGCGGCACCCCCTATGAACTGTTCGAGCCGCTATGGCTGAGCCGCGCCGAGGTGCTGCGCGGCGCCAACGGTTTCGACAAGGGCTCGTTGGCCCTGGGCGGCGCTATCGACTATGTCACCCACACCGGCCGCGACGCAGCACCGTTGCAACTGCGCTACGAGCTGGGCAGCCGTGGCTATGCCAAGCGCCAGATCAGTTCCGGCCAGGTCCTGGGCGACCTGGACTACTACCTGGCGCTGACCGACTCGGAGTACGACGGCTACCAGGATCACAGCAGCGGCAGCAGCAAGGGCATCGCCGCCAACGTCGGCTACCGTTTCAATCCCAATCTGGAAACCCGTTTCTACCTGCGCTACCGGGAAACCGAGAACGACCTGGCCGGGCGCTTGACCAAGGCGCAGATCAAGCACGATCCGCGTGCGGCCAACCCGGCCTACCTGAGCCGCGATGACAGCCGCCCGCAACCAGGCAGTACCTGGCTGGGAAACAAGACCACCTTCTACCTCGATGACGATTCGCAACTGGAAGCCGGCCTTGTCTATCACGACTATCCGATGGACCTGCGCGAAGGCCCGATGCGCCTGAAGGTCGCCTACAGCGACGTCAGCGGCACCCTGAATTATCAGCGCCGCCACACCCTGTTCGGGCACGAGAGCAAAACCACCGTCGGCTGGCGCACCACCAAGCACTTGCCTAACAGCGGAGCTTCGCAATACACGCGGGTGAATGGGGTATTCGGCGCGAAAACCCGTGATTTCACTTACCAGGGCTCGGACACTGTCCTGCATATGGGCAACGACCTGGAGCTGATCCCCGACCTGTGGCTGACCAGCGGCCTGGCGATGATCTACACCCGTCGCGAAAGCGCAGTGACCTATCCCGACAACGGCGGCAAGGTCAGCCAGCATGACTGGGACTACGCCCCGCGCCTGGGTCTGCGCTACGACATCAACCCGCAGTTGCAGGTCTATGGCAACCTGAGCCGTTCGGTAGAGCCGCCACACCCGTGGTCGCTGATCTGGAGCTCGACCAGCACCACCCAGCCTATCGAAATGCAGAATCAGACCGCCACCACCCTGGAACTGGGAGCCCGCGGCGATTCGACAATCGGGCGCTGGGACCTGGCCTGGTATTACTCACAAGTGCGCCATGAGCTGTTGGCGGTGGAGATCGTGCAGGGCCTGCCCGCCAAGGAATACAACGCCAGCCCCACCGTCCACCAGGGCGTCGAAGCCGGCCTCGACAGCCTGCTCTGGGAACGCGCCGCAGTCGGCAAGCTGAGCCTGCGCCAGGCCTACACCTTCAGCGACTTCCACTACCGCGACGACGATCACTTTGGCAGCAACCGCCTGCCGGGCATCCCCATGCACTACTACCAGGCCGAACTGCGCTTCGACCTGCCCAGTGGCCTGTATGCCGGGATCAACACGCAGATGGCCTCCAAGGTCCAGGTCGACTACGCCAACAGCTACCCGGCCGACGCCTATGCCATTGTCGGCGCCACCCTGGGCTACAACGCGCCGAAACAGGACTGGCAGGCCTGGCTGGAGCTGCG